In a single window of the Biomphalaria glabrata chromosome 5, xgBioGlab47.1, whole genome shotgun sequence genome:
- the LOC106064189 gene encoding uncharacterized protein LOC106064189 isoform X2: MFFKSLVSVCQTLTRCCLSWQFILTFSWSILLANSHVILTYPPARKYSLDFLDNVRTRGPCGMIKENHNVTFTELSPSTALVVQWHLAYTHRGGVYIELRDSKDKIIKRYPDVGWTLQNDVSATSYTIVLPPSECYNCTLRLVKQATDWGEEHVFWSCADIHLTQQELSSQVRCNTHGTLSGSQCVCRRTYVGDRCQFQNECVDDTDCSNHGHCTDTNSTSYPRLQCYCHAGWFGRRCEKESPVQSLSDLNYSLYNHKVLSADFEFYYRIIQESQELEAVIKSKSDSWLGIGWRSFEADESCRQFPVQSPTKGGKDQGGNEQSQSCVQGTGPPDSGTCPQQTGTGNSPSSPSTSHAGPNPCDGFCNSSTGCVFNVEWIHQPKNNSLVFTMTADLAQTQYMSLGFSADNLMPNTDIVIAWRIQNGSVYLSDRWVASKSMPVEDTHNDLTLISGEVTAGTTSIRFSRLISPSDVNDLNLNISGCIYLLTAVGVKYDSNSSIRYHKGNRGVSSKQFCFDKCPVDRGESLGPITSVQENLTTEAAPLQEDSDHLNETGLGLHEMDCTDVIIGSALWNTSRIGDYYTRDRSTPLFDQMYGGVDSLTAAIGYQTSTETVILFRRKVQSADVTDWPIEPRPMHVVWARGQHRNDIIHRPPSAYEMNEIADKDYYRPNELKYHGAGGHRGDTAINFHEVPPSPAPVDPPKCLSGRCTDQSSCPYQIRWAYESASDSITFQIMATVEENQWVAVGFSNDEEMPNTDVIAAYFLPDSQSGGLVPHVTDRYAYDRSEPKLDAVNNVQLINATRRNGVSTFLFSRPARTGDAADIDLHNSQNNCPYVFYGIGGSVSPPEIMDFHPVIPTVAGRICFGFCSSLPSEDSTVKPHGVTTDNHIASVMTSAANVALNCTIRLTNLNYNTEEMGEMTRPKAKELKVTLELELEKAFRESLNNINKVTVQRLRPGSVLVDFSVAVTSEQDDDHSAKEAIKKQLQKIVEKAELADFVLDTKYLAVDESQSASNILSGHNGSSGDNIGKSEIIIIVVAVVLCLVAVAIVTYKFCVFQKSDNRTDQNVKIFEPHVQHAYENPGYLDPKTLNVSRYV; encoded by the exons GGAGGAGTCTACATTGAGCTGAGAGACAGTAAAGACAAGATCATCAAAAGATACCCGGATGTAGGCTGGACCTTACAAAATGACGTCAG TGCCACGTCTTACACAATAGTGCTGCCACCTAGCGAGTGTTACAACTGTACTCTCAGATTGGTGAAACAAGCTACCGACTGGGGAGAGGAGCATGTCTTCTGGAGCTGTGCTGATATCCATTTAACACAGCAAG AGCTGTCTAGTCAAGTCAGATGTAACACTCACGGTACGCTCAGTGGATCTCAGTGTGTATGCCGGAGGACCTATGTTGGGGACAGGTGCCAGTTTCAAA ACGAGTGTGTCGATGACACAGACTGCAGCAACCACGGTCACTGCACAGACACCAACAGCACCAGCTATCCCAGACTGCAGTGTTATTGTCATGCTGGCTGGTTTGGTAGACGATGTGAAAAAG AGTCTCCAGTCCAAAGTCTTTCGGATCTAAATTACAGTCTGTATAATCACAAAGTATTATCAGcagactttgaattttattacaGAATTATTCAG GAGTCCCAAGAACTTGAAGCTGTGATTAAGTCAAAGTCTGACTCTTGGCTGGGGATAGGCTGGCGGTCTTTTG AGGCCGACGAAAGTTGTAGACAGTTTCCTGTACAAAGCCCAACAAAGGGAGGTAAGGACCAAGGAGGGAACGAGCAAAGCCAATCTTGTGTCCAAGGCACCGGTCCACCAGACAGCGGGACGTGTCCTCAACAAACAGGCACAGGAAACAGTCCCTCCTCCCCTTCCACTAGCCATGCTGGGCCAAATCCATGTGATGGCTTCTGCAACTCTTCCACTGGGTGTGTGTTCAATGTGGAATGGATCCATCAGCCAAAGAATAATTCACTTGTCTTCACAATGACAGCAGATCTTGCACAGACTCAGTACATGTCGCTAGGATTTTCAGCAGATAATTTGATG cCTAATACCGACATCGTCATTGCTTGGAGGATTCAAAATGGAAGCGTTTACCTTTCAGATAG ATGGGTGGCGTCCAAATCGATGCCCGTAGAGGACACACACAACGATCTAACTTTGATTTCAGGGGAGGTTACAGCTGGGACAACTAGCATCAGATTTTCAAGGTTGATTTCCCCTTCAGACGTCAACGACCTCAATTTAAATATCTCTGGTTGTATCTACTTACTGACCGCAGTTGGGGTCAAATACGATTCTAACAGTTCGATACGATACCACAAAGGGAACAGGGGAGTATCGAGCAAGCAATTTTGTTTCGACAAATGTCCTGTCGACCGCGGAGAGTCTCTCGGGCCAATAACGTCTGTACAAGAGAATCTGACCACCGAGGCTGCACCGCTCCAAGAAGACAGTGATCATCTTAATGAAACAG GTCTAGGTCTTCACGAGATGGACTGTACTGACGTCATTATTGGGTCAGCTCTTTGGAACACTAGCAGGATTGGGGACTACTACACACGTGACAG ATCTACTCCATTGTTTGACCAGATGTACGGAGGTGTTGACAGTTTGACTGCTGCCATTGGCTACCAGACTAGTACAGAGACAGTCATTCTATTTAGGAGAAAGGTTCAAA GTGCAGACGTTACAGATTGGCCAATCGAACCTCGGCCAATGCATGTAGTTTGGGCCAGGGGTCAGCATAGAAATGACATCATCCACCGGCCACCCTCGGCATACGAGATGAACGAGATAGCAGACAAAGATTACTACCG GCCTAATGAATTGAAGTATCATGGAGCTGGTGGACATAGAGGAGACACTGCTATCAACTTTCACG AAGTGCCACCTTCTCCAGCCCCTGTTGATCCGCCCAAATGCCTGAGTGGAAGATGCACTGATCAAAGCAGCTGTCCCTACCAAATAAGATGGGCGTACGAGTCAGCAAGTGACAGCATCACTTTTCAAATCATGGCTACAGTAGAAGAGAATCAATGGGTAGCAGTAGGATTTTCTAACGATGAGGAGATG CCCAACACTGACGTCATAGCTGCTTATTTCTTACCTGACAGCCAGAGTGGTGGCTTGGTGCCACACGTAACTGACAG ATACGCCTATGACAGATCTGAACCAAAGCTTGATGCTGTGAATAACGTCCAGCTTATCAACGCTACCCGTCGTAATGGCGTGTCCACTTTTCTCTTTAGCCGACCGGCAAGGACAGGAGACGCTGCTGATATTGACCTTCACAACAGCCAGAATAATTGTCCTTATGTCTTCTACGGTATTGGTGGATCCGTAAGTCCACCGGAAATTATGGATTTCCACCCAGTAATACCAACTGTAGCTGGAAGAATTTGTTTTGGTTTCTGTAGTTCTCTGCCTTCAG aggacAGTACAGTCAAGCCTCATGGTGTGACTACCGACAATCATATTGCTAGTGTAATGACCAGTGCAGCGAATGTTGCCTTGAATTGTACCATCAGATTAACCAACTTGAACTACAACACTGAAGAGATGGGAGAAATGACCAGACCGAAGGCCAAAGAACTGAAGGTCACTTTGGAGCTTGAG TTAGAGAAAGCTTTTAGAGAAAGTctcaacaacatcaacaaagtCACCGTACAGAGACTTCG ACCTGGAAGTGTCCTTGTTGACTTCAGTGTGGCTGTTACGTCTGAACAAGATGACGACCATAGCGCGAAAGAAGCGAtcaaaaaacaactccagaaaATTGTGGAGAAAGCAGAGCTTGCTGACTTTGTACTGGACACTAAATATCTGGCAGTTGACGAGTCCCAATCAG CTTCCAACATTCTATCTGGTCACAATGGTAGCAGTGGTGACAACATTGGCAAATCAGAAATTATTATCATCGTAGTGGCTGTTGTCTTATGTCTTGTTGCAGTGGCTATTGTTACCTACAAGTTTTGTGTCTTCCAGAAATCAGACAATAGA ACTGACCAAAACGTGAAAATATTTGAGCCCCATGTTCAACACGCCTATGAGAACCCTGGCTACCTGGACCCCAAGACACTCAATGTATCTCGTTATGTTTAG
- the LOC106064189 gene encoding uncharacterized protein LOC106064189 isoform X1 produces MFFKSLVSVCQTLTRCCLSWQFILTFSWSILLANSHVILTYPPARKYSLDFLDNVRTRGPCGMIKENHNVTFTELSPSTALVVQWHLAYTHRGGVYIELRDSKDKIIKRYPDVGWTLQNDVSATSYTIVLPPSECYNCTLRLVKQATDWGEEHVFWSCADIHLTQQELSSQVRCNTHGTLSGSQCVCRRTYVGDRCQFQNECVDDTDCSNHGHCTDTNSTSYPRLQCYCHAGWFGRRCEKESPVQSLSDLNYSLYNHKVLSADFEFYYRIIQESQELEAVIKSKSDSWLGIGWRSFEADESCRQFPVQSPTKGGKDQGGNEQSQSCVQGTGPPDSGTCPQQTGTGNSPSSPSTSHAGPNPCDGFCNSSTGCVFNVEWIHQPKNNSLVFTMTADLAQTQYMSLGFSADNLMPNTDIVIAWRIQNGSVYLSDRWVASKSMPVEDTHNDLTLISGEVTAGTTSIRFSRLISPSDVNDLNLNISGCIYLLTAVGVKYDSNSSIRYHKGNRGVSSKQFCFDKCPVDRGESLGPITSVQENLTTEAAPLQEDSDHLNETGLGLHEMDCTDVIIGSALWNTSRIGDYYTRDRSTPLFDQMYGGVDSLTAAIGYQTSTETVILFRRKVQSADVTDWPIEPRPMHVVWARGQHRNDIIHRPPSAYEMNEIADKDYYRPNELKYHGAGGHRGDTAINFHEVPPSPAPVDPPKCLSGRCTDQSSCPYQIRWAYESASDSITFQIMATVEENQWVAVGFSNDEEMPNTDVIAAYFLPDSQSGGLVPHVTDRYAYDRSEPKLDAVNNVQLINATRRNGVSTFLFSRPARTGDAADIDLHNSQNNCPYVFYGIGGSVSPPEIMDFHPVIPTVAGRICFGFCSSLPSEDSTVKPHGVTTDNHIASVMTSAANVALNCTIRLTNLNYNTEEMGEMTRPKAKELKVTLELELEKAFRESLNNINKVTVQRLRPGSVLVDFSVAVTSEQDDDHSAKEAIKKQLQKIVEKAELADFVLDTKYLAVDESQSASNILSGHNGSSGDNIGKSEIIIIVVAVVLCLVAVAIVTYKFCVFQKSDNRNGKLRPLENMTSLQAESDIDLKYSELMENVKTDQNVKIFEPHVQHAYENPGYLDPKTLNVSRYV; encoded by the exons GGAGGAGTCTACATTGAGCTGAGAGACAGTAAAGACAAGATCATCAAAAGATACCCGGATGTAGGCTGGACCTTACAAAATGACGTCAG TGCCACGTCTTACACAATAGTGCTGCCACCTAGCGAGTGTTACAACTGTACTCTCAGATTGGTGAAACAAGCTACCGACTGGGGAGAGGAGCATGTCTTCTGGAGCTGTGCTGATATCCATTTAACACAGCAAG AGCTGTCTAGTCAAGTCAGATGTAACACTCACGGTACGCTCAGTGGATCTCAGTGTGTATGCCGGAGGACCTATGTTGGGGACAGGTGCCAGTTTCAAA ACGAGTGTGTCGATGACACAGACTGCAGCAACCACGGTCACTGCACAGACACCAACAGCACCAGCTATCCCAGACTGCAGTGTTATTGTCATGCTGGCTGGTTTGGTAGACGATGTGAAAAAG AGTCTCCAGTCCAAAGTCTTTCGGATCTAAATTACAGTCTGTATAATCACAAAGTATTATCAGcagactttgaattttattacaGAATTATTCAG GAGTCCCAAGAACTTGAAGCTGTGATTAAGTCAAAGTCTGACTCTTGGCTGGGGATAGGCTGGCGGTCTTTTG AGGCCGACGAAAGTTGTAGACAGTTTCCTGTACAAAGCCCAACAAAGGGAGGTAAGGACCAAGGAGGGAACGAGCAAAGCCAATCTTGTGTCCAAGGCACCGGTCCACCAGACAGCGGGACGTGTCCTCAACAAACAGGCACAGGAAACAGTCCCTCCTCCCCTTCCACTAGCCATGCTGGGCCAAATCCATGTGATGGCTTCTGCAACTCTTCCACTGGGTGTGTGTTCAATGTGGAATGGATCCATCAGCCAAAGAATAATTCACTTGTCTTCACAATGACAGCAGATCTTGCACAGACTCAGTACATGTCGCTAGGATTTTCAGCAGATAATTTGATG cCTAATACCGACATCGTCATTGCTTGGAGGATTCAAAATGGAAGCGTTTACCTTTCAGATAG ATGGGTGGCGTCCAAATCGATGCCCGTAGAGGACACACACAACGATCTAACTTTGATTTCAGGGGAGGTTACAGCTGGGACAACTAGCATCAGATTTTCAAGGTTGATTTCCCCTTCAGACGTCAACGACCTCAATTTAAATATCTCTGGTTGTATCTACTTACTGACCGCAGTTGGGGTCAAATACGATTCTAACAGTTCGATACGATACCACAAAGGGAACAGGGGAGTATCGAGCAAGCAATTTTGTTTCGACAAATGTCCTGTCGACCGCGGAGAGTCTCTCGGGCCAATAACGTCTGTACAAGAGAATCTGACCACCGAGGCTGCACCGCTCCAAGAAGACAGTGATCATCTTAATGAAACAG GTCTAGGTCTTCACGAGATGGACTGTACTGACGTCATTATTGGGTCAGCTCTTTGGAACACTAGCAGGATTGGGGACTACTACACACGTGACAG ATCTACTCCATTGTTTGACCAGATGTACGGAGGTGTTGACAGTTTGACTGCTGCCATTGGCTACCAGACTAGTACAGAGACAGTCATTCTATTTAGGAGAAAGGTTCAAA GTGCAGACGTTACAGATTGGCCAATCGAACCTCGGCCAATGCATGTAGTTTGGGCCAGGGGTCAGCATAGAAATGACATCATCCACCGGCCACCCTCGGCATACGAGATGAACGAGATAGCAGACAAAGATTACTACCG GCCTAATGAATTGAAGTATCATGGAGCTGGTGGACATAGAGGAGACACTGCTATCAACTTTCACG AAGTGCCACCTTCTCCAGCCCCTGTTGATCCGCCCAAATGCCTGAGTGGAAGATGCACTGATCAAAGCAGCTGTCCCTACCAAATAAGATGGGCGTACGAGTCAGCAAGTGACAGCATCACTTTTCAAATCATGGCTACAGTAGAAGAGAATCAATGGGTAGCAGTAGGATTTTCTAACGATGAGGAGATG CCCAACACTGACGTCATAGCTGCTTATTTCTTACCTGACAGCCAGAGTGGTGGCTTGGTGCCACACGTAACTGACAG ATACGCCTATGACAGATCTGAACCAAAGCTTGATGCTGTGAATAACGTCCAGCTTATCAACGCTACCCGTCGTAATGGCGTGTCCACTTTTCTCTTTAGCCGACCGGCAAGGACAGGAGACGCTGCTGATATTGACCTTCACAACAGCCAGAATAATTGTCCTTATGTCTTCTACGGTATTGGTGGATCCGTAAGTCCACCGGAAATTATGGATTTCCACCCAGTAATACCAACTGTAGCTGGAAGAATTTGTTTTGGTTTCTGTAGTTCTCTGCCTTCAG aggacAGTACAGTCAAGCCTCATGGTGTGACTACCGACAATCATATTGCTAGTGTAATGACCAGTGCAGCGAATGTTGCCTTGAATTGTACCATCAGATTAACCAACTTGAACTACAACACTGAAGAGATGGGAGAAATGACCAGACCGAAGGCCAAAGAACTGAAGGTCACTTTGGAGCTTGAG TTAGAGAAAGCTTTTAGAGAAAGTctcaacaacatcaacaaagtCACCGTACAGAGACTTCG ACCTGGAAGTGTCCTTGTTGACTTCAGTGTGGCTGTTACGTCTGAACAAGATGACGACCATAGCGCGAAAGAAGCGAtcaaaaaacaactccagaaaATTGTGGAGAAAGCAGAGCTTGCTGACTTTGTACTGGACACTAAATATCTGGCAGTTGACGAGTCCCAATCAG CTTCCAACATTCTATCTGGTCACAATGGTAGCAGTGGTGACAACATTGGCAAATCAGAAATTATTATCATCGTAGTGGCTGTTGTCTTATGTCTTGTTGCAGTGGCTATTGTTACCTACAAGTTTTGTGTCTTCCAGAAATCAGACAATAGA AATGGAAAACTTAGACCATTGGAAAATATGACGTCTTTACAAGCTGAATCTGATATAGACTTAAAGTATTCGGAACTTATGGAAAACGTGAAG ACTGACCAAAACGTGAAAATATTTGAGCCCCATGTTCAACACGCCTATGAGAACCCTGGCTACCTGGACCCCAAGACACTCAATGTATCTCGTTATGTTTAG